The following proteins come from a genomic window of Molothrus ater isolate BHLD 08-10-18 breed brown headed cowbird unplaced genomic scaffold, BPBGC_Mater_1.1 matUn_MA598, whole genome shotgun sequence:
- the LOC118701358 gene encoding olfactory receptor 14J1-like — translation MSNSSCIRHFLLLALADTRQLQLLHFCLLLGISLAALLGNGLIISAVACGHHLHTPMFFFLLNLALTDLGSLCTTVPKAMHNSLWDTSNISYTGCAAQVFFFVIFLSAELSLLTIMSYDRYVSICKPLHYGTLLGSRACAHMAAAAWASAFLTALMHTANTFSLPLCHGNAMGQFFCEIPQILKLSCSHSNLRKLGFLVFSICLALGCFVFIVFSYVQIFRAVLRIPSEQGRHKAFSTCLPHLVVVSLFISTALFAHLKPPSISSPSLDLALSVLYSVVPPALNPLIYSLRNQELKAAVWRLMTGWFRKH, via the coding sequence atgtccaacagcagctgcatcaggcacttcctgctgctggcattggcagacacgcggcagctgcagctcctgcacttctgcctcttgctgggcatctccctggctgccctcctgggcaacggcctcatcatcagcgccgtagcctgcggccaccacctgcacacgcccatgttcttcttcctgctcaacctggcccttACTGACCTGGGCTCcctctgcaccactgtccccaaagccatgcacaattccctctgggacaccagcaacatctcctacactggatgtgctgctcaaGTCTTTTTCTTTGTGATCTTCCTGTCAGCAGAACTTTCCCTCCTGACCATCATGagctacgaccgctacgtgtccatctgcaaacccctgcactacgggaccctcctgggcagcagagcttgtgcccacatggcagcagctgcctgggccagtgcctttctcactGCTCTCATGCACACAGCCAATaccttttccctgcccctgtgccatggcaatgccatgggccagttcttctgtgaaatcccacagatcctcaagctctcctgctcacactccAACCTCAGGAAATTGGGATTTCTTGTGTTTTCCATCTGCTTAGCTCTtggttgttttgtgttcattgttttctcctatgtgcagatcttccgggctgtgctgaggatcccctctgagcagggacggcacaaagccttttccacctgcctccctcacctggtCGTGGTCTCTCTGTTCATCAGCACTGCACTGTTTGCACacctgaagcccccctccatctcctccccatccctggatctggccctgtcagttctgtactcggTAGTGCCTCCAGCCttgaaccccctcatctacagcctgaggaaccaggagctcaaggctgcagtgtggagactgATGACTGGATGGTTTCGGAAACATTAA